The following are encoded together in the Lathyrus oleraceus cultivar Zhongwan6 chromosome 3, CAAS_Psat_ZW6_1.0, whole genome shotgun sequence genome:
- the LOC127132251 gene encoding zinc finger A20 and AN1 domain-containing stress-associated protein 6-like, giving the protein MVPLLCVNGCGFYGSSSNNNLCSKCYNDYLKENIEKSNDESFVFESTSSCSSMTPNTDSICEAMAATSLTDNQNIKTEKNRCKSCNKKVGLLGFNCRCGNVFCKMHRYPEEHACKVDLKKIGRQILDKQNPLCVSDKLEHRV; this is encoded by the coding sequence ATGGTTCCATTGCTTTGTGTCAATGGTTGTGGTTTCTACGGTTCTTCTTCAAACAACAATCTCTGCTCAAAGTGTTACAATGATTATCTCAAAGAAAACATTGAAAAGTCAAATGATGAAAGCTTTGTTTTTGAATCAACATCTTCTTGTTCTTCAATGACCCCTAATACTGATAGTATCTGTGAGGCTATGGCAGCTACTTCTCTTACCGACAATCAAAACATAAAGACAGAGAAAAATAGGTGCAAGAGTTGCAACAAAAAAGTGGGACTATTAGGATTTAATTGTCGTTGTGGAAATGTATTTTGTAAAATGCATAGATATCCTGAAGAACATGCATGCAAGGTGGATTTAAAGAAGATTGGTCGTCAAATATTAGATAAACAAAATCCTTTATGTGTGAGTGATAAATTAGAACACCGAGTTTAG